Proteins from a genomic interval of Salmo salar chromosome ssa14, Ssal_v3.1, whole genome shotgun sequence:
- the LOC106569885 gene encoding peroxisomal membrane protein 11B produces the protein MDSWVRFSSQSQAKERVFRAAQYACTLLGYTLQKGGSGVELLKMVKQLETHMSLSRKLMRLGNSAEAVEAAKRAVHLSDSVLRLCLTVAHLNKAMYFACDNVLWAGKAGLLPKLDQDKWSQRSFRYYLFALILNLTRDAYEIRLLMEREARSSHGGSNATWTSSPSPENGDLSHPHPSSSSFPVAILPLLSERFGRQFHLLGTVLRSNPPLLLDLLKNACDVFIPLDRLGIYPTGQGFVGACGLASSVLSILTIVHPWLKLKP, from the exons ATGGACTCTTGGGTTCGTTTCAGTTCGCAGAGCCAAGCCAAGGAGCGCGTTTTCAG GGCTGCACAGTATGCCTGTACGTTGCTAGGCTACACTCTCCAGAAGGGTGGGTCAGGCGTTGAGCTCCTGAAGATGGTGAAACAACTGGAAACGCATATGAGCCTATCAAGGAAGT tgatgcGTCTGGGGAACTCTGCAGAGGCTGTGGAGGCAGCGAAGCGTGCGGTGCACCTCTCAGACAGCGTGCTACGTCTCTGCCTGACCGTGGCCCACCTCAACAAGGCCATGTACTTCGCCTGTGACAACGTGCTGTGGGCTGGCAAGGCGGGCCTCCTGCCCAAACTGGACCAGGACAAGTGGAGCCAGAGATCCTTCAG GTACTACCTCTTTGCCCTCATCCTCAACCTAACCCGGGATGCCTACGAGATCCGGCTGCTTATGGAGCGTGAGGCCCGCTCCTCCCACGGGGGGTCAAATGCTACCTggacctcctctccatcccctgaGAACGGAGACCtctcccacccccacccctcttcctcctccttccctgtGGCCATATTACCCCTTCTGTCCGAACGCTTCGGCAGACAGTTCCACCTGCTGGGGACGGTGCTGCGCAGCAACCCACCACTGCTGCTGGACCTGCTGAAGAATGCATGCGATGTGTTTATCCCGCTGGACCGGCTGGGCATCTACCCTACCGGCCAGGGCTTCGTGGGGGCCTGCGGCCTggcctcctctgttctctccatcctCACCATCGTCCACCCCTGGCTCAAGCTCAAACCATGA